The following proteins come from a genomic window of Aequorivita marisscotiae:
- the ytxJ gene encoding bacillithiol system redox-active protein YtxJ, giving the protein MGLFDAFKTPRDIAKEEIVEIPWHVIGKMEQLDEIVEQSKTVPVAIFKHSTRCGISRAVLKMFEKNYSLNDEQLKLYFLDLLQNRAISNEIAARFKVQHESPQIIVIKDGVVVHHDSHHSIEAEHLQKFI; this is encoded by the coding sequence ATGGGATTATTTGATGCTTTTAAAACACCACGAGATATTGCGAAAGAGGAAATAGTGGAAATACCGTGGCACGTTATAGGAAAAATGGAGCAATTGGATGAAATTGTAGAACAATCTAAAACAGTGCCCGTGGCTATTTTTAAACATTCTACGCGTTGTGGAATAAGCAGAGCAGTATTAAAAATGTTTGAGAAAAATTATAGTCTCAACGATGAACAATTAAAATTGTACTTTTTGGATCTGCTACAAAATAGAGCTATTTCCAATGAGATTGCAGCGCGTTTTAAAGTACAACACGAAAGTCCGCAAATTATAGTAATTAAAGACGGGGTGGTAGTTCACCACGATTCGCATCATTCTATTGAGGCCGAACATTTACAGAAATTTATATAG